GAATATGTTTCTAAATTATGTTCTCTTATCAGGAGTGCAAGGAACTCACTTATGTCAATGAGGTTTGTGCATCTGtgcattatttaaaatttctgcTACAATAATGATATATTTCTCATTGATTTGAGATTTTGTTATCCATGTCTACTTGAAGGAAGTCTCTACCGGTGTTAATGACAGTGAACCAGACAGATACAAGTAAAATAAAGGTTGTTGTAATATCATTATATACATCCTTATTTTGAAGAAAAATATTGGCAATTGCCATTTAGAACTATCTTGATTTTTATCTTCTCATTGTGGGTTCATCTGATTGTTGGCCCTTTATGTTTTTCTTCTGATGCTTCtttctttattttcaatttaGAACAATGATGAAGGCTTGGGGAAAGCTAAGAGAAATAGTGGATTTTCTGGTAAGTGGCAGTGATTTACGTTTCTGTAGTTCCACTGGCAGTCAACTGACCAAAACGTGTGCACATTTGTTTTCCAATTTTTGTTTCTTCCTCCTCATTTTGGATACAGGTAAGGTGAAAGCAAGAAAGGATGTAGTGCCAAAAGTGAGCATTTGTAGGAGCCATCTACAGAAGAACAAAGTGAGTGATGGCTTCATAAGAACGTGAGTCACAATGACCTGAATTctgttaaatacaaattattatcttGCAAATATTGCTACTGATTCTTTAGCATTTGTTTACATGTGCAAAACTGTAGCATTCAACTTTGAACTTAAATTAATTGAATGTTGCTATCGTTCTTATAGTATCAGAAACCAAAGCACAACATGATGATGACAATCACATACTGACTTGCCCTTTTTCTCTTAAATTGTGAGCAGTTCATCCTTAAATTCTTATTTGCCTTCAATAAATCAGATGCTAGGGTTGTCCTAATACTTTGAATCTATCATCTTAATATCACAATACAATCATTAATATCACAATGACTATCACATTTCTGACTTGCACGTGAATCTTAATTTGTGAGCAGTTCATCCTAAAGTCTTTTTCGCCTTCGATAAATCATATTTTATTGTGTTCCTAGTACTTTGAGTCTGACATCTTAATGTCACAACCATACCATGTTGAGAGTTTGAGACAATTACATAGAAATTACCTTTGATTAAAATCTCTTGAAATTCTGGGCACTTTATCCATATTTCAAGAAGTCATTAATGAATCATAGCTAAGAAACTTTCTTTGTTTTTGTGAGTTGTTGATTGTAAAATGCTTAGATTAATTGGTTTTCCATGTGAAACTTGGGTTTCCAGGGATCAAACTAATGTGAAGGCTCATGGCGGGTCCAGAAAATTCATCAAGGTATGTtgcatttcttatttttcttctctgtttcttttttccttttcttgcGATCCAGTTTTGATTCATGTTTGCTGTTTTGCATAACTCCAGTGTTTGTGCTAATTGATTGAACAGCTTCTTGTAATAGCTCGAGACAAACAGTTTGGCCAAATTGTATTTAACCATACCCTTTATTTGTCTGTTTTAATTGTGTAATATCTTAATAATTTTTGCTCTTTGATGAATTTTTTCCATGTTCTCTTTCGTATTATACTATATTGGAATAAAGTGACTCAGATTGCTACTTCTGACTTCTTAGTGGTATGGAGGCTGATGGATTCTATGACCAAAAGTAGTAGTTAAAGCCATGCCAGGCAATAGCATCTTTTCTATTCCTGGACATGTCTTTGGCAAAGGTTTAACCATAAATAATGACTTTGGCTACCTTTAAAAGATGTGCACTGGCCTTGAGAATTACTTCTTATGTTCGTAAATCATTATTTATCTGTAGTTAAACAACTGGCTAAGCTAACACTTTATTGTGCTCTTAGAAATAGCAGGTGACTAAGAATCTCTCTTTCCCCGCTCATAGTTCTGAATAAAATCATTATAGGCTTAATGATCATGTGTCCTTGTTGTTAGTAATATTTActgctttcttgtatttcatgatCCAGCCCGCAATAAAGGCTGCTATCAGTGTGCCCAATGCTCATAGGACTTTAAGATCCAAGGGTACATCAGCTATGAAAAAATCCATATCCATTGCTGCAGTCTTGCCTAATAGAAAGGATGAATCTGTGACATCTTCTCTTCTGGACAATATTCCTGTGGTGGTTTCCCATGAAGCTACTGAAGAACCGTCCTTTGAAAGTATTAGCAAGTCAACTGCAAACAAACCAGATGCCATTGTCCAGAGAAAATCTGATCGTCGTAGATCTTATACAACTTCATTAATGGCAAGATCAAAGGTTGGGCCTTACTTTAATATAGTAATGCATAACTCATTTCTTGTGAATTTATTTGACTACCTCCATTATTTTGCAGTTATTAGTGGAACATGGAGAAGTTATCGAGCAAGAAAAAGTGCCATGTATAGATGATAATTGTAATCAGCTTGAAGTTGCTGAATATGTTGATGACATCTATCAGTTTTATTGGGTTTCAGAGGTGATTGTTTATTTACTAAAGTTCATTGTTCTACACTTCTTTCTGATCATGCTTTACCTTATTGGCTAGATTGGGCTTCAATGTCTTCATTTATTATTTCTCTGGGTGCTGTAATGCATCTTTTGAGTAAAATGGTTTAATCCCATTCATGGTTTTTGATGAAACTATGGATGCCATCATAGTTATCAGTAATTTTTGTTGTCTACTAAGTTAAATGGAAATGATAGTAAGCATGGCCAGCTTGTGAGAATTTTAGCCATTAACAGGTAAAATTGCTGGGCCATATTAGTTCTATTAACATGGCATAAAGAAACTGAATGTTTAACTTggcatcacatatttcattcttTCCTAGTCAATGTTGCCGGGCATATTTGTTTGACAGCCAATTCATATTAAAAAGGCTGTTTTCAGTTAGTAGGCTATATCAAGTGTACTGGAAGAGAATTGAGTCTGTAGCCTTTTGGTTGCAATCaaatttgatgtatatattgaaaaaaaaaacttcataATTGGGTTGAGTAAAAAATGGGAAAATATTTGTGCTTCTGCAGGAAGTGTCATGCATTGGTGTGTTGCAGCAAAACCAGAGAACCACAATGGTTATCTCCGCAGACTGCTGCTATCATAATTTTTGTTTTGAGGATAACAGGAGTTATTTCATGCTTTTTCATATGAATAATGACTATTTCTACATTCTTGTAACATGCTATATTGGATATGGCTTATATGCATGTGAAATAGGAAAGGCTGGTATGTACCATCCTGTCCTGTGTACCCATAAAGACTAATTCATATCATATTGGGATCTCATATGAGAATATGGTATGATTCTAGGTGTTGTTCTAAAGAGTGTATAGAATGATAGAGCCCATGAACTAGCAACTCTTACTAACACTTATGGGAGATTTGTGTTATTACAGTTTGGTTAAGAGTTCAAATGCATTGACCAACTATCAAAATGGCCTCACAAGCAGAGCCTTGATATCATCACTTTAGGTCTCttgtaagttaaaaaaaaaaaaaaaaaaaaattaaaaagagagaAATCAAATGCATCTTGTCCTATGACTAGAATCCATGCTGCACGCATTTGGTAAAGGCCAACACATGCTCTTGAGCTATGCATTACTTATTTTCTACTTCCTTTTTGATAAATGCTATATTGTTTGGGCgtcaatatttatatttttgttctCTTTTATTATTTTAGGGGAGAAAAAGGATCAATATGGCCGACTCTAACTAGTTTGAGAttaagacttagttgagttgagtattagcTTATGAGGATATTTGTCTAGCAATAAAGTATGTAATCCACAAGCACTACAAAACTCTTTATCTTTTCATTTCACCTTTTCCCTTTTCTTTTGAATGCTTTCAGTGTTGTCAAAAGCGCTAGGCGGCCTTAAGGCAAGAAGGTCCTCTATCGCCTGAGGCACTAGGTACTCGCCTAGGCGCTTGGTCAAGCGAAGTGAGGTGCTAATTTATtcgaaaataataaataattaaatatacaatgTAAAAACGTCTAACATATTACACAATCAATAAATTGCCTAATTTCATATtcatatttcatatatatatatatatatatatatatgttttaagtTTTAAGATCAAAAGCATTCCTCTAATAACACAAAATATTAAAGTAAAAACCATAAGGCACATAATATAATTTGAAATTCTAGATGCATTGTTCAATTGCATTCATTATGTCATGCAAATTCAAAATTCTAATTCTATAGTCATCGTGTGGATGTCAAAAGATGAAAACAAATAAGGTTAGCTTTTTTCTTTCTCaacttatctttttttttttttttttttttttaacaaaaattgcCTGCTGAAGCCTTGCTTGGGGGCCTAGGCAGCACCTAGTTGAAGGCGCCTGGCGTGGAGGCTTGCCTAGATTTTGCCTCACCTGGGCATCTAGGCGAGCGCTCGGGTGCCTCTTGACAACACTGAATACTTCATTTATTTATCTTTAGAAAAGGTTTTGTGAATAAAACATGTGTATCATATACATATTCATACATTacttactaattaatttattatttgtcTTCAAACTTGTACTATCTTTTacttgtgcatatttagttatgCCGTTGTTTGACCTGAGTTGGACCTTTGACTCTTAACCTTCTTCATATGATTAACTGGTTGGTTTTCAGAATGATTCTGTCTTCAGTGGTGTTGACATGTTTTGTAAGATCCAACTCATTTCTTCAATGTATACCTTTTTGAGAAAGATGATAAGACATTATCTTTAAGTCCTTTAATCAACTAGTATGACTTTTGCTTTGTTATCATATTTGGTTTTTATGGCACTGGGCATGCTAAGTGGTGTAGTTACTGTGCTattctttctttaatttttttttgcaaGCTGCCTATGGTTTTGAAcagttattaaataaaatatttttgttatattttccTATTTCTTCATTGCTTATTTAGCTCTTAACCCATCTGGCTTTTGATGAGATTTTGCATATAATAATGTGGTTTGTTATTGCAGGCACAAAATTTATCTTTGGCAAATTACATGTCAATTCTGACAGAAATTACACCTCAAATGCGGGGCATATTGATCAACTGGCTAATTGAAGTATacaaccattgttttgaattcatTTATCTGCATCTTTCCTTTCTTTCATTAGGTTTTTTCCTTTTTGATCCATTGTGGAACCAACTATGTTTATCTCATGTGCCGAATTGTTTTTCTCTTTTGGTTATAGGTACACTTCAAATTTGAATTAATGCAAGAAACACTGTATCTCATGGTCATATTGTTAGATCAATATCTGTCACAAGTCCAAATTAAAAAGAATCAAATGCAATTGGTGGGTCTTACAGCATTGTTGTTGGCATCAAAATATGAGGACTTCTGGCATCCTAGGGTAAAAAATGATATCTCAAGTTTGCACTGTTTTATGCGAGTCTTTTGATTTTTTCTTAAATTTGGTTTTTGTTAAATTTCATGCTCACCTATCATTTTCTGCATTTCTAATACAGATCAAAGATTTACTTAGCATCTCAGCTCAGTCATACACGAGAGATGAAATGCTTGCCATGGTATATCATATATGTTTGCTATTTGTCAAATTTTCTTAATTGAAATTGAGATTATAGTAAAAAGAAAAGGCTTTTATCATATATTATTAAATCAAACTAGTATTGAAGAGTTATTCTTCCGGTTTGTATTCTCTCTTTTTGCGTTGATGGCTGGTAGCTGGTAGTGGGGGGTGGAGGAGAGGAGTTGGAGTGTTAGAATTTATAGTCTGTTTAAGATGAAATTTCTCTACTTTTTCCCCCTTCTGTTGTATTATGAACTATATCTTTGTTATAATAGAACTTTGTACAAGGATCTTTTATTAAAGAAGCATCTAAACCGTTTCTGAAAGATGATGGTCTAAATTTTAGAAATGGCCTCATCTTAATATTGCTTGTTGGGTTCTGTTTTCAGGAAAAGCTTATtcttaagaaattgaagtttcGTCTAAATACGCCTACCCCGTATGTCTTCATGTTGAGGTTTCTTAAGGCTGCTCAAACTGACCTGGAGGTATGTGGCGTCTTTCGAAAGGTTTAATAGCTGACTTTGGTTTTTTGATAAACTCTTAATGATAAAATCCCCTCAAGTTATACTAGTCCAAATAATTGAATTCATACTGGATTCCTGCATCTCAGAATGTAATGTAGGTACAATTATATTCATATTAATCAGATAGTGGATAATTTCAAGTGATGAATAATATTTTGATCACATACAATTGGAGATTTGTTCACTTGTAGAAAACataacttactttttggaaaACTTTTCCAAGAAACATAGGAAAAACAATTTCACGTTTAAATGTGATAGACTGATAGTTTTCCAAATTGAGAACCAAAAACCAAAATTTTTCTGGCCTTTTTATTAGCGGAAAATAGTTTTATGTTTACTATTTTTCGTTTTCAAACTTTTGTTGCCGTTTTAATTCTATGGAATACCCAGAAAACATGTTAATTTGCTAAAAATAGAAAATCTTTtcccaaaaaattaaaaaaaatcatattataatTGTTTCTATAGCCAAAGAGTTTAAAGTTTATAAGACATGCTAAAAAAGTTAGTTTTTCTTGTCTATTTTCTAATGCACAGTATCATTTAGTTTACAATTAAGTTATCTCTTCAGCCTtggcacttcttcttcttcttctttttttttttttttttaaggaaaaaataGCTGAAGCACCAACTTTAGCAATAGGGAAAAAAAtgaaaggaagaaagaaaagaaaagaaaaataaagtgttGAGACTGGGAGTTGAACCTCAGTCAACAACATCGAACAACAGGAAAATAAATCCTTTATGATaaaagaaaatcatagaaaacatCTTAAACCTCTTTTCTAAGGAAGGTTGTAAGTTTTGAAAACAGGAAAATTGATTTTCAACTCTATTTAAAAACACATCCAAATTTGAACATGAAattctattttaaaatttttatggaaAAATTTTCCAGAAAACTAGTCTAGTTTTCTAGAAATAAACACTCCCTCCAATTTTCCATGGTTAAACCTTAATGCTCAACCTTTTGAAGTTGGTGAGCTATAAGAAAACAA
The sequence above is a segment of the Hevea brasiliensis isolate MT/VB/25A 57/8 chromosome 11, ASM3005281v1, whole genome shotgun sequence genome. Coding sequences within it:
- the LOC110658488 gene encoding putative cyclin-B3-1, whose product is MVAAKGKVQMGINRATEDSRCHRTDKVVSNFKVYTDNEKAKVDVGGISIRESIAPARTSVPVNKGALSNATNDSKGGSKFAKNIKGKSVSSVNQDFNVRRKALADVSNVQSSFSRNVTCDGSKTMITGCSRSRTVNMSSRKCSMGRMNIGQRVTNFHATREGVKDLSALSDDQRMNTKNRGCESVVIVNNSRSARNSLMSMRKSLPVLMTVNQTDTSKIKNNDEGLGKAKRNSGFSGKVKARKDVVPKVSICRSHLQKNKVSDGFIRTDQTNVKAHGGSRKFIKPAIKAAISVPNAHRTLRSKGTSAMKKSISIAAVLPNRKDESVTSSLLDNIPVVVSHEATEEPSFESISKSTANKPDAIVQRKSDRRRSYTTSLMARSKLLVEHGEVIEQEKVPCIDDNCNQLEVAEYVDDIYQFYWVSEAQNLSLANYMSILTEITPQMRGILINWLIEVHFKFELMQETLYLMVILLDQYLSQVQIKKNQMQLVGLTALLLASKYEDFWHPRIKDLLSISAQSYTRDEMLAMEKLILKKLKFRLNTPTPYVFMLRFLKAAQTDLESQLGHLSFYLIELSLVEYEALKFKPSMLCASAIYVARCTLQVDPAWTPLLAKHTRYEVSQIRNCAEMILGFQKAARTSHLKVTYEKYMRPDLSSVATLKPLDKLPL